The Cyclopterus lumpus isolate fCycLum1 chromosome 18, fCycLum1.pri, whole genome shotgun sequence nucleotide sequence GATCACTACTACTCCCCGCCCCATGGGCCCAAGGAAGACCGCAACTGGAGCCCTCACCTGGACAGTTACGAGCTGATggtttgttcattttatttttttatgtagctTGGCTGAcgatacaaaaaacaacattttaagtcGAGCACTGTTTTGCTGACCGTCCTTATCGACcaacatgttctttatgttgtTAGCACCGCGGTCCGGAAAAGCCAGCGAGCTATCACTCTAAAATCGACGCTGATATTGACTCCCTCACCAGTATGCTCGCTGACCTGGACAGCCACCCGCAGGACACGCAGGTAGGACAAAACACAGATGGAAACATTACCTGAGAAATTGCACCCGCACCGTTGCCTCATATTTTCCTAATCACAATGAGTTGTGTCCATTTCCGGACTCCCCACAGCTATACGACAATGTGCCTTACAACAAGTACCTCCCGGGGGATCACTACAAGCCCGCGCACCAGAGTGCAGGCCCTCCTCAGGGTCGGCCATCCATGGGCTACCCCCCTCATCCCCAGAGCCAATACCACCCAGCTCCCCGCTACCCCAGCGAGCACCAGTCCCCTCAGTACCCCACCTCCCACCAGCCGGACTActactcctcctcttcaacCCCAAAGCCCTACCCCCAGCCCGTCCCGGCCTCCTACACCACTGCCTCAACTCCTACTGGGCCCAGGTTCAGCGTCCAGGTCAAGACGGCTCAGCCGGTCACCTACTCTCAGACGGGGAGGCAGGCTGAACAGGCCTACACGCCGCCCCCTCCTCGCCAGCACGTGTCACGGCCCCCTCCTCAGACGAGTCCGCAGGGCTGGTACCCTCCACACCCCAGCTCGCAAGCTCAGGAGATGCACTCTGAGGTGGTGTACAAGGGGAGCAGCTCAGGACCTGGAGGAAGAGTTGTCCAGGTCCCACAGTccaagagagggatggagaatCATCAAACCGGGCCAGGGGCTGCGCAGAGTCCTGCTTATCAGTCCAGCCAGGTAGAGACACGTATACACACCTCAAGCCTGTAAGATTATATGTGAGCATTTATTTTACTGACTGGCTGGGTATCATTTGACAATTTTGGATACTAGGGCCAGTATGATAGcgttttataataaaataatactttttcAATATATTACTTTTTAGAAATGTCAACAGGCTTTTCTACAAaactattttcatatatatatatatatatatatatatatatatatatatacacgcgcGCGCGCATACAAGAACACAACCTCTGAATTAATTAATATCTGATAAAAGAGTATTTTAAATTATGAATCCGACCAAACGTTGCATGTATGACTACTATCATAAATGTTCAATAACTTTGCCGTTATGAAAGGTTGATGGTTTGTTTGTGTCCGGTTTTCTTCCAGCAGGGTATAGCAACAACAAGGCCAGAGGAAGAGTTGGATCGACTTACCAAGAAGCTGGTATACGATATGAACCACCCCCCTGTCGAGGACTATTTTGGTACAGTCCCTTCTCATTACATGAATGCCTTATGACGCACTAAAACCCGCCTTCTGGcgttcaaaataaacacactttataTGGACCTCCAGGCCGCTGTGCCCGGTGCGGGGACAACGTGGTCGGTGACGGCAGTGGCTGCATCGCCATGGAGCAGGTGTTTCACGTGGAGTGTTTCACATGCATCACCTGCCACGCCCGTCTCCGGGGGCAACCCTTCTACGCCCTCGACAAGAAGAGTTACTGTGAGAGTTGTTACATTGTAAGCGACCATTAATTCTGTTTCTCGGTAGTATAACTGGATCTTTCCATCCTGGTTTATTGCACTCTTTCTTCCCTATTTGTGATCCACGCACCcgtttctgcttttctttatcAGAGTACATTAGAGCGCTGTTCAAAGTGCTCCAAGCCCATCCTGGACCGTATCCTGCGGGCCATGGGAAAGGCCTACCACCCTCGCTGTTTCACATGTGTGGTTTGCAACTGCTGCTTGGACGGGGTGCCCTTCACCGTGGACGCAACCTCTCAGATACACTGCATCGATGACTTTCATAGgtatgaaaaaaacattcacgcGCCGCGATGGTATTCCTGATTTCGAGATGAGAAGTGCCCACCGACTGTAAATGTCTTAACGCTTGTTCTCCCTGACAGGAAGTACGCTCCTCGCTGCTCCGTTTGCGGTGAGCCCATCATGCCCGAACAGGGTCAGGAGGAGACCGTGAGGATCGTAGCTCTGGACCGCAGCTTCCATGTTAACTGTTACATCTGTGAGGTGGgtcgacgtgtgtgtgtatatacgatTTATATAACGAAACATCAGGACTTTTAAAAGTCTTATTTGATAGGTTTGAGGGTCATTCAATTTGAAACACCAGTGTGctatagttttatattttagaTCACTGGAgtcacatgtattcataaaaGGCTAAATCACATCTTCAATACTGCAGTTAACTATTTAACTTTACACATCTGAATTACAGACTCTCTGTAGCTCTATTAAACAATGTAGGTGCTTTAATTCATGCAACATTTACGCAAAAAGCTTTTGCATAAGCATTAACTAACTAATTCTCTCCAGTAAAAGCAGTGGTTGAGTGCTGGGTTCATAACCGTCTCGCCTGCAGTATATGTACGGGATGAGTCCCCATGAGAGTGTTTATTGAAAGTGTCTGTGTCCAACAGGAATGTGGTCTCCTGCTGTCCTCTGAAGGCGAGGGTCGAGGCTGTTACCCGCTGGACGGCCACATCTTGTGTAAGAGCTGCAGCGCATGCCGCATCCAGGACCTCTCAGCCAAAATCTCCACAGACTGCTAACGGCAACGCCGCATCGTACTCATTATCGATGGTTGCCGAGAGGATGTGCTCCTGCTTTGACCCGcgaggtgctttttttttttttttttttgtccttttgttgctctgacGGCGACATAAACGTTGCTTTAGTTCCCTCTGTTGGTATCCAGCTGTAATTTCGTTTGCAGAGGAACAATCTTTCTGAGATGGAGTCCTGGTGGAGCAAGGACCCTTTCATTCTGATGTCCTACTACATTTActcgttgttgttttattattttgttggtaCACAGCGGCCCCATTTTTCTCCGGTTTAGTCCAGTATTGGTATGACGGGGGCCTGACCTGCCGGCAGCTTGGGCTCCACATTTATCGGTACTGCTCAACTATTAGTCAAAGACGATGAAAGTATGGAAGGATATCACAGATTACGGGAGGGGACGCAGCTTAAATGCTAATTAGACTAAACTATCTTCCCGATGGGACCTGTACATTTGTAAAAACACTTAAACGTTTCAGAACTGCCACAAAACGAGCATCTTAAAAGCACATAGTGCAACAACTGACTACATAACAGGCCGGTTTGGCTGGAAAGCACGTCGCCTTCAGAGCTTTCAGAGACGTAGCCTCGTAGCAGGAGAAATGTAGaagaaaaggtttgtttttttgtttgttttttacttcaGCTTTTATGAAATGGAAGTACAATATTAGCCCGAACAAATCTTTCATCAATCTCAACCTCACAGCATcatgtttaattgtttaattggaGTTCAAAACAGAACTgttgtcattttttgttttcctttgttttcctttttttcatcatCCACAATAACACTTTTGAATGTCTACGAAACACAATCTTTTGTTTAACACGTGTTGGTTGATACTTGACTGTTACATTGAAGACAATGGTGCAATGAAGTCAAACGCTTTCTTCTGTCTTAGGAAAAGGGGAGTTGGTCACTCGTGTGCTTTGAAAGCGTCCTCTTGTTTGAAGTCTGAGCCTTACGTGAACTCGATTTACTTCACAAATACTTTTACATAATAGTTATTCTTtatatttgacaaaataatagTGGACAtaaatgtgatgtgttttcttttttctttcttttttacccgAAAATCAATGGTGGTGGTTTTGGAATGCAACTCTTCACTCGCTGATTGGATGTTTTTGTCGTTCTCAGACTTTGGAGCTTCAGTATTTGTTATGATTGTGTTTTGACCTCCGGTCTTTCCGTCCTGATTTTGTATTCGTTGAACTTTTTAAAGGGCTAGAACTTTGAAAGCCTTATCTCAAGGATGTCATTCAGTTTCataatcaatttatttatttttttttggtaaactGGGTTTTTCTgtgaattcatttttttgtaatttttttttccatcatccTAAAACGGTTCCTTTGCATTTTTCGTCTCCTAATTTATTCACTGCATTGATCTGCGTTTGGTCATCCAGGTTATCATTTCATTCCTGCTCAGAATcgtaatttcttctttttcttttctttttctttatccgGGCCCACGCCAACTCTTGTGtcattctccttttttaaatcacatcatttagttttctttccaCTCAATCGTGTATcgtcctcactgcgtgttcagCTTGAAATGCTGTGAATTGGAGCTTTAGATCGAAGTCTCGAGAAGAAGGGCCATTCTGTACCGAATAAACAGGTCGTAGAAGAAGAAATGGCATTTACACTAATGGGAGAGCACGTTGAACACATGGGTGGATTTACTCCTAATACAGGTTGAAGTAACATCATTATTAAAACGTCATCAAATCGATCCTTTTGTCTGTCACTTTTTATACAAATGCAGTTCAAAACATAAAATGGGCACTCCACTGAATTTTAcactttaaattcagttcactGTTAATGTCTGCAGATTACCAGCCGGGTCTGACAACATATGCAATTaagttgcattctgggaaatctaggatccagtgtttttggaaaaaTATTTTACGCCACTGAAACCTTCTGGCTTCAATTCCAATGATTCTTGTTAAAATGTATCTCTTGCAAGTCTACAAACTTTGCAGAAATGCAATGCTAAATAATTGGAATATCCTTTTAAGACAGCAAAATTAAACatacccttttttaaattataaaaatgtattttagacaCTACTTCCCTGTCAATCTCAGAACATACAACCTTTTTACTGTTCTTACAGAACACCTGCATGTTTGGCATCTTGCAATAAATGATCCAGTTACAACAAAGTGAGCACACATGGATGAATTTATcctttaaaagtacatttaaaaaaaaaaaaaaaaaaactctgttaACACGAGGTGAAGGTTTTCCAGAAGAAGTTGCGACAGCCTGCCTTCCGCTCTCGTTGGGTGAGGGGGAGATGTCGCCTCATtatcccctcctcccctcctccctccccctccagctcGGGGAGCATCTCGCCTCCTCTCGCGTCCGTCAGCTCGGACATGAACTTCAGCAAGAGCAAGTGAGCGAGATCCTAAAGGACAGAAATGCAACTGAATGGACACTTCTGACGCCAGCTGGTAAACGCCACATCTCTCCTGATAAGCACATTTGCAATATTAAACCCACTCACCTTGTCGTCAGCGAGCTCTGCTCCCAGTGTCAGCATGTCTGCCCGGGGGGCGCCGCTGACCTGCACCAGCAGCCCAGAGGAAAACAAGACCACGAGAAGCACCTGCACCTCAGAGCCGAGCATCTCCGCCTCAAACGGCAAACAGAGGAACTCTTGTGTTCTCCTTTCAAACGCCGGCAAAGGGTTCCAAAACTACAGAACCAATCGGAACGCGGGACGCTGGAAGAGCTGAACGAGGAGGATGTGCTGAGCTGATAAATAAGCCTCTTCATCTTCaaatcctcctcatcctcaagCCAACAAAAGGATGTGATTGGTGGAGAAGAATAGCAGCGGGGGAAACCAGGAGGTGTGTGCGGTGAACGGATGCGTCATTGGCCAGGAGAAGGTCATCCGTAGCCAGGAGAAGGTCATCCGTAGCCACAGCTCCTGTCACGCCTCCAAAAAAACCTCCAGGATCTGACGTTCGTCACTTACTAACTTTACACTTGAAGTATTACAGTTCAAACTTTACATGAGTGACTTTCCCGTCAGAGAAGATTAGCCACACCGGTTCTCCATGGAAGCCCCTGAACTCGACGCGAGGCCTCGCATGCTGTGCACTGTTGCTAATGACACTATGTGACTCAAATGTTAATGAAGCTGCCCACCGGTCCGACCCTTTGAGTCAGTGGGGAATAAAGAACATCTAAATGTCAAACTGCAAACAAACGGAGGTGAAAACGGTTTATATTTCCTATTTGAGACATTTAAAAGAGGCTCTCACAGATGTAACGTGCTTCTTTCCCCTTAAAGAACATGCCAGCCAAGCCAAACAAGGGCATCAACTAACGATGACCACAGTCTAATTATCGTAGCTCATTCTTTAAATACAGAGCGACCTTTTCTTTCACCGCGGGGGCTGTCACCGATTACTCTGCCTTTTTTAATCGTGACATCACTTGACTTGAAGTAACATCTTTGGAGGAGTGGGGACGTCCGCAGGCGTCCAGCAGTGCCGCTCTGGACGAAGGAGAGGGGTCCAACAGTGTGACGAGCTCTCTAATCACACCTCCAAACGCCTCCTGCGGCTACATGATGAAGAAATGGTGACAACGTGCCAGCAGTTTGTCAGGGTTAATTATACACCTCACAAGGAGCACTTCCTCCTGCTGGCATGCACAGCGCTCACATAATTCATTAATTTCAGTATTTTTTTCTGGGCCCATATTTCAACCGGGCAggttaattacatttattttaattttattgtatatatgttaattacatttattttattttattgtatatatgtttgCTGTTGCTTCACTAAAtccccccctggggatgaataaagtaatgtCCTACATCACATCAACGACTTTGCAATACACACTTTCATACAAAGAAAAAGTGAATGATCGAACGGTGAGACCTGGACTCGTCTTTGCTTCTTTCTGATCTCCGATTTGTCTTGTGATTTTTTGCCACGTTCATACGATTTTCACTTCTCTCAACGTATGATCATGTGAGTAAAAGTTCAATATTTTCGTGTGAGATGTAGTCAAGGAGAAGAATAAAGCTGCATTAAAATGCTAATACTACAATAAAGGCCTAATGAATTTGTAGCCTATACTTGAGTTACATTGCACCACTTTAAGGTTAAGTTGTTTCCTTCAtaatgccttttaaaaaaaagttgtatctACTTTTAGATtataatttttattatttcaaatagGCCTACTGTAGGCCAGTAGTTTTTTGTTGGGTTCAgtaaaaaaattcaaataaacaaaaattgTTGGGCGGTTATTAGGAAGCAACAACGAAACCCTGTATTTCCCGTCATTTAAACTAACATTACTCCAATACAACAATAATGCATTCAACACATTTgaccttaaaataaaaaacattaacgGTATAGTTCTCGGAAACATATATAAAAGGTAGCATGATCAGGTGTCAGTAGCGTCCCACAGGTGTATTTCTATCAGTGGCACGGTCTGTCCACTGGGTGTCGCTGTAGGACTGGATTTTAAATCAAAGCCTCGCTTCGCCTCGTGAAATATCCGCGCGAGTTTCCGCTAATTAACTTTGAGGTAAATTGCAAGCAAGCGGTGCTCCTGGTGAAGACGAGAAAACGGATGCATTATGATTCATACCTCATgcaattaggattcatcctctgtaTGAACAGAACTGTTCATGGTAGCCTAAACTCTGCTATGGTATCATCCATGACCAACTCCGACACAGGAGATGCCAGTCCTGAATAGGGCTTTTCAAAATTAATGCGTTTAGAATTCAGCTATCGAGTAGCCTGAAAGTGCAAGAATTATGTTTTCAGTCTCGtggtttcatattttaatttataaacaggaagtctgGAGTCTTCAGTCAAGACTTGAGTGACCACTCTGCCATAGCATGCGTTGTCAAACGTCCACCAGTGATTGTGACCAAGCTCTCACTGTTAAGAATAAACGACCCAAAGgggaaatataaaaactataacattgTAGTGTATAAAAGAATCAACCATTAAAGTTTTGATTGGTGTTTGCTGACCCAgtagtttttaataataaaaagacagattgagattttgttgtacatttattcattcaactctTCAGGAGATAACAGGATAAATACTATACACAGTTTACATGAAGACACAGTATTATATGtgacaaattaaatactttaaagctttCTGAATAATTATAaatcttgttcagcctgaagctTCCGTCTCCTTCTGAATTTgtgagcagatgcaaacagctgcttcctgtgtgtgtgtgtgaggagcttcccgaaaccaccagcacagaagaagacggagacaaactacgtcctctgtgccggtgggaacgggacgcccctcgtcctctcggctggcAGGCGGGGCGGGTGGTGTTTGGGTGGACGGGCAAGGGggtcctgtcacaaacacaagagattaattattttgaactgaactacacaacctttacattagtgtgttgaatctggcctccaatgatggaatcgtatTAATTATATGTCTGTAGTCTTAGTGAGGGATTACTTACTCCGCCCACTAACAGAAAGGcaaccgccgctctccatctggtcctgtagtcctccatccgtctcatctggtcctgtggtcctccctcctcgtcatcttcttcgtcatcgtcgtcaaggagatcctggatgttgcttcttgtgtcacagcAATCGATACCTGAATAAAAAACTTGGAGACTTTTCATAACGTTAGTAATTATAACCACACAACTacaggaatttgtcatggcggatggtgcaacattggacaataacattaaacaatcaaaaacaatcaacacagtgcaagaattaaaacattacatttacagtagaatataaaatataaaataaagtgcacagacaaatggataacagtactttaaacagtgtaatgtaaatgtaagtttaaagtgacaagtgtatAACTTACCTGATAACTTACCTGATTACTTACCTGCGGAGCATTCGCAGTCGGGCTCGTTGGAAGCTGGCCAGCCTCAGTCGGGGGAGTCGGAtgagtcggagtcgggcgattCGGACACGGGACCGggccagtcggagtcgggcgagtcggaggcggtcgtccaaatctgaatcaaagtcaggcaagcgaaaaaacaaacccaaaatcGCATTGTGTAACTCATTTTGCATGACATTACCTTCAGGAACATACCAGATGGCGTAAAGGGGGTCAAGCTGTGCAGGAGCTCCAGCGAagtcgccacctgcagggaaacatttaaggattccttatgacatgaaatatttctggattacattgagcaataatggattcagattccagctgctaatcaatcagttagcagctcaattaaccaactgtttagactcgtgagccacaccttccagactaaacaatgtttcatatcttctcactttccccctatataaacctttaattgtgccttgctctgattttacctcTGTAGTCGATTCGGGTCGGTTCAGGGGGGTCGCGCTGAGGCACTCCAGCGAAGTCCCCAcaagctgcagggaaacatttaaacaggattcatcatgacatgaaatatttctggattacattgaccaaaggttaaatttaaaaaacgacaGCATATCTATAAACTAACTAGTTAGGCCTACACGTGTCATGAAGGCACCGACACACAAGAGGCTTCACcgtttaacagtaatatcaaacatagtgcagctttgcctctgttagtttgaacagagaacacatgacagaacaacaacaataataatgataaaagcaaaggttAAATGTTCAAGAAATAGTTTATGGAATATTATGAAGTAAAAAgagcagatgtttgttcaaTAACTCAAGTTTCAACagtcaaaataaatcaactcATTGTCGCAATTATGTGCGATTCTAACACACCTGGTGCGATGACGTCACATGTCGCATGATTATATTTCAGAATTAAGAATTAGAACTCACTGACAAGCCGCTcaggcgccatctttttttagacatttcaaggtcaaatatgtcatatttgatgccctctaaatacaataacagtgtttttaaacctcTACAGTAATTGTTAACACATACCACAGATATCCAGCGACTTTTAAGACATTCCGGCACttaaataatcattttacaCGGAGAAACCTCcacaaaatctgtatttttccaACACACCTCTTAACATTGTGAACTGTTCAACTTTAAACTAAACACGTTTCACCAATTTCTCAACTGAGAACgctttaaaaggttttaagggatgaatcaataagaaaaatgctaaaataaatatataaaacttaCCTGGAAGGTTGCGCAGCATCTGTTGCAGCAGCTGGTGGTCGTCCATTCTCCGGCTTCTCGGGGGTCCGCGATAGAGGGAAGTCAGTAGTTGTTATCCAAAGAGATTCAAGAGTAGCTTTTAGCTAGcagtcaaaaggtcaaagggttagctttacagtttgggtcaacaagagggtttaAGCTCGTGTCgaagtcaaaatgcaaaagggaCGAATATCAACGTTCGAAGGTTTTTATAGCCTCCGCGGGTCGTTGCTATGGCAATTACTGAAGGGCGTGGTCACGCAAGACGCAAAGAGagagttttaattattttctcatattgGTCCAATATAACTAATATTGTACTAATAGtactaattttattttattagtactattactttGTATGCACAAATAAAGGTTGTCAATCAATCAGTTTGCTGCCGTCCATTTCTTTTCCTTGAAAGTAGACTGGAttgaaaaaagacacatttacaaGCCTCTGGATATTGAAGGCCTGGCTCTTCCagaatattaatgttattatccAGTAGCTATGCAAGCACTCTGGTCCAGTGGCAGATTGACCACTATGAGAAACCCTGCAAGTAGAGCAAGATGTGTCCCACCTCAGGCCGGCTCGTAGTCCTTCTGACCCCGTGTGCTCATCATGCGAGTCAGTCAAAATGGCGACTCTGGCAAAAGGTAAACACTCCCGACGGACACACGTTACATCAACTCCTAAACATCCTAAACAATGACAATAAGTCTCCATGCTCTGTGCGCGTGAGTTCCAAAAGTAAAACGATATAATTGTTTAATTGCAGCCTCGTGCAAAGACTTGCGATGTGTTTCTGTGACGTGACTTGTTCCggcgtgctgctgctgctgctcggctcAGCTTTCTGTGTCGCCGCTCCTGTGCGGACAGGTGAGAGCAGCTCAGGTAAAAATCTATATAGCTCAGGTAAGCGACGGCACCATGGtgtcatatatgtcatatatatattttgtgtatatatatatatatatatatatatatgactccGGGGGCTCCAGGATAATAACTGGGTATTACTTCAGCCATgaagtatatattatacaatggTTTTCTTTCAATTTAATATATTACCTGCCCATGTACAGAGTTTTATTTGTCTGGGGAATTATCTATTTTTGTATCACTGCTTGAGAGCTCCTGTCTGAGAGGATATTAAAAAAGATATGGAGGTCTGCAAATCAGTGTGGAATAAGAGAAAATACAGTTTACTACAGTATCCTCTATAGAGTGATATGGCTGATATTAGTACAATTTTACCACAGTAATATTGCTTTTTATTGTTCAAATGGTTCAAAATGTACACATAAAGTAATCACATTCATGTGCAAGGCAATTAATTGTGCCTCACTGCGATGCAACCACCAAACCAGTGTATTAACagatg carries:
- the trip6 gene encoding thyroid receptor-interacting protein 6 isoform X2, which translates into the protein MSGPTWLPPRSLDSPEQAAPPQMSHSAGSAIYRAPNKKGTPDFRPKYGPYDQNGGGGGGGGGGSGGMANRYMATGPTGGPIHHSSSDHYYSPPHGPKEDRNWSPHLDSYELMHRGPEKPASYHSKIDADIDSLTSMLADLDSHPQDTQLYDNVPYNKYLPGDHYKPAHQSAGPPQGRPSMGYPPHPQSQYHPAPRYPSEHQSPQYPTSHQPDYYSSSSTPKPYPQPVPASYTTASTPTGPRFSVQVKTAQPVTYSQTGRQAEQAYTPPPPRQHVSRPPPQTSPQGWYPPHPSSQAQEMHSEVVYKGSSSGPGGRVVQVPQSKRGMENHQTGPGAAQSPAYQSSQGIATTRPEEELDRLTKKLVYDMNHPPVEDYFGRCARCGDNVVGDGSGCIAMEQVFHVECFTCITCHARLRGQPFYALDKKSYCESCYISTLERCSKCSKPILDRILRAMGKAYHPRCFTCVVCNCCLDGVPFTVDATSQIHCIDDFHRKYAPRCSVCGEPIMPEQGQEETVRIVALDRSFHVNCYICEECGLLLSSEGEGRGCYPLDGHILCKSCSACRIQDLSAKISTDC
- the sst5 gene encoding somatostatin-2; its protein translation is MLGSEVQVLLVVLFSSGLLVQVSGAPRADMLTLGAELADDKDLAHLLLLKFMSELTDARGGEMLPELEGEGGGEEGIMRRHLPLTQRERKAGCRNFFWKTFTSC
- the trip6 gene encoding thyroid receptor-interacting protein 6 isoform X1, with the translated sequence MSGPTWLPPRSLDSPEQAAPPQMSHSAGSAIYRAPNKKGTPDFRPKYGPYDQNGGGGGGGGGGSGGMANRYMATGPTGGPIHHSSSDHYYSPPHGPKEDRNWSPHLDSYELMHRGPEKPASYHSKIDADIDSLTSMLADLDSHPQDTQLYDNVPYNKYLPGDHYKPAHQSAGPPQGRPSMGYPPHPQSQYHPAPRYPSEHQSPQYPTSHQPDYYSSSSTPKPYPQPVPASYTTASTPTGPRFSVQVKTAQPVTYSQTGRQAEQAYTPPPPRQHVSRPPPQTSPQGWYPPHPSSQAQEMHSEVVYKGSSSGPGGRVVQVPQSKRGMENHQTGPGAAQSPAYQSSQQGIATTRPEEELDRLTKKLVYDMNHPPVEDYFGRCARCGDNVVGDGSGCIAMEQVFHVECFTCITCHARLRGQPFYALDKKSYCESCYISTLERCSKCSKPILDRILRAMGKAYHPRCFTCVVCNCCLDGVPFTVDATSQIHCIDDFHRKYAPRCSVCGEPIMPEQGQEETVRIVALDRSFHVNCYICEECGLLLSSEGEGRGCYPLDGHILCKSCSACRIQDLSAKISTDC